A region of Colletotrichum higginsianum IMI 349063 chromosome 10, whole genome shotgun sequence DNA encodes the following proteins:
- a CDS encoding short chain dehydrogenase has protein sequence MRASTLLALAAPGLTLALALAESSDECLLNLGAWFAGKGVTDQPGLDAFGGVCKGTRVIKGKFQPFAARDEWLLYSCCRTSDGRFPYARYIALQNCIAFNDAGGGTFTWQKTMSFRLAESCPDCKVVDGSLAGAPGAHLRCTCAAPNQAPKTYELSLDADRWAEGDVRGEKMSRYPCGLSNGMMDCGWSRCVRKSYEHAFPPGHWYGPGSPDANDPR, from the exons ATGCGCGCCAgcaccctcctcgccctcgccgccccgggcctcaccctcgccctcgccctcgccgaaAGCAGCGACGAGTGCCTCCTCAACCTCGGGGCCTGGTTCGCCGGGAAGGGCGTCACGGACCagcccggcctcgacgccttcGGCGGCGTCTGCAAGGGCACCCGCGTCATCAAGGGCAAGTTCCAGCCCTTCGCGGCCCGCGACGAGTGGCTCCTCTACAGCTGCTGCCGGACCAGCGACGGCAGGTTCCCGTACGCAAGGTACATCGCGCTGCAGAACTGCATCGCCTTCAACGATGCCGGAGGGGGCACCTTTACCTGGCAAAAGACCATGAG CTTCCGACTCGCCGAGTCCTGCCCGGACTGCAAAGTCGTCGACGGGTCCCTGGCCGGCGCGCCCGGGGCCCACCTCCGCTGCACCTGCGCGGCGCCGAACCAGGCGCCCAAGACGTACGAGCTGTCCCTCGACGCGGACCGGtgggccgagggcgacgtccgCGGCGAGAAGATGAGCCGGTACCCGTGCGGGCTGAGCAACGGCATGATGGACTGCGGCTGGTCGCGGTGCGTGCGCAAGTCGTACGAGCACGCCTTCCCGCCGGGCCACTGGTACGGCCCGGGGTCTCCGGACG